The following proteins are co-located in the Nilaparvata lugens isolate BPH chromosome 14, ASM1435652v1, whole genome shotgun sequence genome:
- the LOC111050856 gene encoding zinc finger protein 431-like has translation MATVTVKREEEEEDDSSQQPAAVEDECSQQHYLIPGYNMIFIKEEAYDEQEAEGSSEKIEPAMRPSNCSTSGRDYAPELGGLNEHSISLVEKCTESSVDGKKTNLYSCVHCSYRTPTFSDLKSHMSTHTAEKPFSCEYCDYKTAHSGHLKEHITTHTGEKPFNCEFCNYKSAKLDSLNRHIRTHTGEKPFSCELCDFKSTQLGHLKRHMSTHTGEKPFSCELCDFKSARLGNLKVHMRTHTAEKPFSCKLCNYKSARKGDLKIHIRTHTGEKPFSCEFCHFKFATLGHLKRHIRTHTGKIPFSVELCDLKSGMLGNLKVHTRTHTAEYHSKTLLMIADEQEAEESSVKIDDRPPEMWPSNCSTSGRDYATKVVGNYEHSISPVEKCTESSVDGKKTKLYNCAHCSYKTPKFSDLKKHIRKHTAEKRFSCEFCDYNTAHSGHLKEHIKTHTGEKPFNCEFCDFKSAKLDSLNRHIRTHTGEKPFSCELCDFKSTQLGHLKSHMSTHTGEKPFSCELCDFKSARLGNLKVHMRTHTAEKPFSCKLCNYKSARKGDLKIHIRTHTGEKPFTCEFCHFKFTTLGHLKRHIRTHTGKIPFSVDLCDLKSGTLGNLEAHTAENPFNALLMIADEQEAEESSVKIDDRPPERWTSNCSTSSRDYATEVGGLNEHSISPVEKCTESSVDGKKTNLYSCVHCSYKTPTFSDLKKHIRKHPAEKPFICEFCDYKTARSCHFKEHITTHTGEKPFNCEFCDFKSAKLDSLKRHIRTHTEEKPFSCELCDFKSARLDNLKIHVGTHTGEKPFSCELCDFKSARLDNLKTHMRTHTAEKPFSCKFCNYKSARKGDLKIHIRTHTGEKPFSCEFCNYKSARLGNFKAHTRTHTAEKPFSCEFCDFKSSRLVALKAHIKTHTAETTPS, from the exons ATGGCGACAGTTACTGTTAaaagggaagaggaggaggaggatgatagcAGCCAGCAACCAGCTGCAGTGGAAGATGAATGCAGCcaacaacattatctaatccCTGGCTACAACATGATTTTCATCAAAGAGGAGGCATATG ATGAGCAAGAGGCTGAAGGAAGTTCCGAAAAAATTGAACCAGCGATGAGGCCTTCTAACTGCAGCACATCTGGCCGAGACTATGCACCAGAATTGGGTGGACTGAATGAGCATTCAATCTCACTAGTGGAAAAGTGCACTGAGTCATCTGTGGATGGCAAAAAGACCAACCTCTATAGCTGTGTTCATTGTAGCTATAGAACACCAACATTTAGTGATTTGAAGAGTCATATGAGCACACATACTgcagaaaaacctttcagctgcgagtactGTGACTATAAAACTGCTCATTCAGGTCATTTGAAAGAACATATCacaacacatactggagaaaaacctttcaacTGCGAGTTTTGTAACTACAAAAGTGCTAAGTTAGATAGTTTAAAtagacatatcagaacacatactggagaaaaacctttcagctgtgaGTTATGTGACTTCAAAAGTACTCAGTTAGGTCATTTGAAAAGACATATGAgcacacatactggagaaaaacctttcagctgcgaactttgtgacttcaaaagtgCTAGGTTAGGTAATTTGAAAGTACATATGAGAACACATACAGCAGAAAAACCCTTTAGTTGCAAGTTGTGTAACTACAAAAGTGCTAGAAAAGGTGATTTGAAaatacatatcagaacacatactggagaaaaacctttcagctgtgaGTTTTGTCACTTCAAATTTGCTACCTTAGGTCATTTGAAAAGACAcatcagaacacatactggaaAAATACCTTTCAGCGTCGAGCTTTGTGACCTCAAAAGTGGTATGTTAGGTAATTTGAAAGTACATACAAGAACACATACAGCAGAATATCATTCCAAGACATTATTGATGATTGCAGATGAGCAAGAGGCTGAAGAAAGTTCAGTGAAGATTGATGATCGACCACCAGAGATGTGGCCTTCAAACTGCAGCACTTCTGGCCGAGACTATGCAACAAAAGTTGTTGGAAATTATGAGCATTCAATCTCTCCAGTGGAAAAGTGCACTGAGTCATCTGTGGATGGCAAAAAGACCAAGCTCTACAACTGTGCTCATTGTAGCTATAAAACACCAAAGTTTAGTGATTTGAAGAAACACATTAGAAAACACACTGCAGAAAAACgtttcagctgcgagttttgtgactacaaTACTGCTCATTCAGGTCATTTGAAAGAACATATCaaaacacatactggagaaaaacctttcaactgcgagttttgtgacttcaaaagtgCTAAGTTAGATAGTTTAAATcgacatatcagaacacatactggagaaaaacctttcagctgtgaGTTATGTGACTTCAAAAGTACTCAGTTAGGTCATTTGAAAAGTCATATGAgcacacatactggagaaaaacctttcagctgcgaactttgtgacttcaaaagtgCTAGGTTAGGTAATTTGAAAGTACATATGAGAACACATACAGCAGAAAAACCCTTTAGTTGCAAGTTGTGTAACTACAAAAGTGCTAGAAAAGGTGATTTGAAaatacatatcagaacacatactggagaaaaacctttcaccTGTGAGTTTTGTCACTTCAAATTTACTACCTTAGGTCATTTGAAAAGACAcatcagaacacatactggaaAAATACCTTTCAGTGTCGATCTTTGTGACCTCAAAAGTGGTACGTTAGGTAATTTGGAAGCACATACAGCAGAAAATCCTTTCAATGCATTATTGATGATTGCAGATGAGCAAGAGGCTGAAGAAAGTTCAGTGAAGATTGATGATCGACCACCAGAGAGGTGGACTTCAAACTGCAGTACATCTAGCCGAGACTATGCAACAGAAGTGGGTGGACTGAATGAGCATTCAATCTCTCCAGTGGAAAAGTGCACTGAGTCATCTGTGGATGGCAAAAAGACCAACCTCTATAGCTGTGTTCATTGTAGCTATAAAACACCAACATTTAGTGATTTGAAGAAACACATTAGAAAACACCCTGCAGAAAAACCGTTCAtctgcgagttttgtgactacaaaacTGCTCGTTCATGTCATTTTAAAGAACATATTacaacacatactggagaaaaacctttcaactgtgagttttgtgacttcaaaagtgCTAAGTTAGATAGTTTGAAaagacatatcagaacacatactgaagaaaaacctttcagctgtgaGTTATGTGACTTTAAAAGTGCTAGGttagataatttgaaaatacatgttggaacacatactggagaaaaacctttcagctgcgaactttgtgacttcaaaagtgCTAGGTTAGataatttgaaaacacataTGAGAACACATACAGCAGAAAAACCCTTTAGTTGCAAGTTTTGTAACTACAAAAGTGCTAGGAAAGGTGATTTGAAaatacatatcagaacacatactggagaaaaacctttcagttGCGAGTTTTGTAACTACAAAAGTGCTAGGTTAGGTAATTTTAAAGCACATACCAGAACACATACAGCAGAAAAACCcttcagctgcgagttttgtgacttcaaaagCTCTAGGTTGGTTgctttgaaagcacatatcaAAACACATACAGCCGAAACAACTCCCAGCTAA